In Actinomadura luteofluorescens, the sequence CAGGCCGCCGACCACGGTGGTCATCCGCAGGCCCACGGCGTCCGCGTACGGTTCGAGCGCGCCGGTGACCTGCTGGGCGAGCTCCCGGGTGGGCACCAGGACCAGAACGAGAGGACGGCGGGGCCGGGCGCGGTGGCCCGCGGTACGGGCGAGCAGCGCCAGACCGAACGTGAGGGTCTTGCCCGACCCGGTGCGTCCGCGGCCGAGGACGTCCCGGCCCGCGAGGGCGTTCGGGAGGGCGGCGGCCTGGATGGGGAACGGCGCGGTCACGCCCTGGCGGACCAGCGCCTCCTGGAGCGGGGCCGGCAGCGGAAGTTCGGCGAACGACGCCACGGGGGCGGCCGGAGGCGTGGCCTCGGCAGCGGGAGCGGCGGGAGCGGCGGGGCCTGCCGAGCCTCGGCGTCCGTCCGCCGGACGGCGGGCGGGGCGAGACCGGGAGCCTCGGGCGCTCGAACGAGGGGCGCGGGGCATGGTGAAGCCTTCCTTGGGAGCGGTGCGTGTCAGGGAAGTGCTCCGTCAAGCGGGACCGCGGGCTCGGCGGCAGGCCGAGTGGAGAATTCTCAAGAACGAACCGGGAGCGGCCCAGCGGGGGGTTCCGCCGCGGACCGGTAGAGCTCAGGGCGCGGATCAGGCGCCGAAACGGCAGAGCGGTGCGCGGCCCTCAGGACCGCGCACCGCCGGCGCCGCGATGATCAGGCGGGGACGATGTTCTCCGCCTGCAGGCCCTTCTGGCCCTGGGTGACGTCGAACGACACCTTCTGGCCCTCCTGGAGCTCACGGAAGCCCTGGGCCGCGATGTTGGAGTAGTGGGCGAAGACGTCGGCGCCGCCGCCGTCCTGCTCGATGAAGCCGAAGCCCTTTTCCGCGTTGAACCACTTGACGGTGCCGGTGGCCATGATCGTCTCCTTCAGGGGTGGGTCCCGTCCGCACACCGTGCGCGGACGGACGCCGCGATGGCCCATCCGGAAGATCCAGAAAAAACAAAAGTGCGCCTGAGGTCAGATCCAACAGGCGCACGCACATGTCTATGGGAACCGCAACTGCCGTCAACGGTATCACAGGATCCACCGGCCCGATCAGGTGGGCGGTCGCCGCGATAATTTACCAGCAGGTCGGGCGAGAATGCTTCGCCGAACCGCCCGGTACGCGCATAATGAGGTAATGAAACCCACCGGCCCCGCCCGACGGCGACACCTGCCCACCAGCCCCTTCAAACCCCCGCCCGCCGCTCCGCCGGCCAAGGAGTTCACGCTCGACGACCAGGTCACGCACGACAAGTACGGGCTCGGGCGCGTCCTGGAGGTCGAGCCGGGCAACGCCGTCCTGGTCGACTTCGGGACACGGAAAGTGAAGATCCTGTCACCGTTCACGAAGCTTTTCAGGCTCTGAGAAACCGCCGGGGACCCGGCACGGCACGGCCCGCACAGACGGGGCGGGCGAGCGCCGCCGGCCGGGCCCGACAGGCCCGCGCAGGCCGTTCTCCCGGGCGGCAACGGCGCCGCCGCCGCGTCGGACTCAGCCCGACGACTGCGGTCGGAGGGTGGGCTCGGCGACTCCCGGCGGGGCGCTCGGGAGGTGCGCCCCGGCCACCTCGATCACCCGGGCGGCCATGTCGGAGAACAGCAGCATCTGGCGCGCGGTCGCCGGGCTGAACGGCTCCGCGCCGACCCGTCCGAGGACGGCGAGCACTCCCCGGGTGGCCTCCCCCGTCTCCAGCGGCAGGATCAGGATGGGACCAGCGGGAAGGCCGGTGAGCGTCTGATCGGCGGCGATCCGCGCTGACACGGCCCGGCGGGACGTGTACGCGCGGCCGAGCATCGACCTGCCCCGCCGCACCGTCAGCCCGCGGATCCGGTCGCCGCCGGGGCCGTCGGCGACCTCGACCCGCAGCGTGTTGCCGTCCTCGCCGGGCAGGGCGACGAACGCCAGCGGGACGCGCGCCAGTTCCCGGGCGCGCGCCGCCACGAGGGCCAGCATGCCCGGTACCCCGGTCCCGTCCAGGACCACCGCGCTCATCAGGTCGAACGTGGCCTTGAAGCGCCGCCGGTCCGCCTCGCTCGGCGCGGCTCCGGCGGCTCCCCACCCGATCGATCCCGGGTCGCCCGTCATGCCGTCATCCCGTCCTCCCTCTCCGCCGGGGACGGGCCGCGCGCTCAGGCCGCGGCCGATCGGACGCGGGCGGCATCGACGGTGGTGCGGACGGCGAAGACCCGGGACAGGCCGCTGACCCGCAGGAGCCTGGCCATGTGCGGGCGCGGAGCGGCGAGGACGAGGGCGACGCCCTCCGGCTCGGTGAGGCGGCGGGCGCCGGTGAGCAGGGCCAGCCCGGACGCGTCGCAGAACGTCACCCCGGACAGGTCGACGACCACGAGGGGGCCCGCGTCCCGCAGTGCGGTCTCCAGCGGTTCCCGCAGGGACGGCGCGGAGGCGATGTCGAGATCGCCGGTGATGGTGATGACGGTGTGTTCCGCGAAGGCTTCGCGGCGCAGCCCGGCCTCGGGGGAGGCGGTGCCTGCGGTATCCATCTGGGGCTCCGATCAGGAGTGTGAGAGTGGCCGGTACCGCTCAGAGACCCGCGGGCGCCGCACCGCGGCCACGGCGGCCGGGGCGTCCGGCGCCGGGAACGGGCGTCCGTGTTCGAGAGGGACGGTGGAGCGGCGTCATGCGCGCCGGCCTGTCTGGCCTCAGTGAGACCGATCGTCGGAACCAGGGGGACGCCGGCTTGGCCGCCCGCATCGAGAACCCCTAGCACACCGAGAGTCTACGCCCTCCGCCCCGCACCCGCCGGGCTCGGCGGCCAGGTCCCCCCGCGGGCGGACGGCGGCTCGCTGATCAGCGGCGATGCCGGCGGACCGCGCCCGGGCACCCGGGCGAGCGCGAAGCGTACGGGGCCCTCGATCCGGGCAGGGGACGCACATGAGCGAAGTGTGGATCTCCGCCGCCGACGGTGACGACCTGATCCGTGCCGACGCGATCGTGATCCTCCGCATGGACAGGACGGGCCGGCTGACCGTGCAGCTCCGCGACGAGGCGAAGGTCAGCGTGACGCTCCTGGAGGGTTCGCCGGGCGGCGCCCGCCCGCCCGCCGACTTCCACCGGCGGTTGATCAGGCTGATCGCCGAGCTCGCGGACGTCGGCGGGACGCGGCTGATCCGCGCCCGGCACGAGAACGGCGCGTGGCACTGGACGAGCGAGGACCTCTAGGCCTTCCCGGCCGCTGAAGAGAAGCCAGGGTTGTGATCTACGAAACTCTGTAGTGATCGGAGTAGATTTTCGACCCGGGGCCGGGTAGTGTTCCTTCCATCGAAGAGAGACGGGTCCATGAGAAGCGGCAGATGACGAACTGCCGGAACGTATGGATGACGTCGGCCGGGCGTGCCGGGGCCAGCGCAGTGGAAGGGGCCTCGGCAGCCGGTCGGCCCGGTGGCGGACGAGCCGCCGGAAGCAGTGGAGAACAGCAGGAACGCAGTACCCGAACACAACGCAGTACCAGAACACGCAGTACACGCAGTACAGGTAGTACAGGTAGTGATGTCGAGGAAAGGAGAGATCGGCGCCATCGGGATCGCCCGCAGCAGGCTCCAGTCACGCCGCGCGGGTACCGCAGTTCCCCGGATTGGACGGTGGTCTACGGTCACGCATTCGCGATCCCCGCGTCCCCGCTCCCGAAAGGGCGGCCTACGCGGAAGACCGGCTCATCAGGGCCGGTAGATGGTGTTGTACCTCTGGGCCCCGGCGCCGCAGTCTGGCGTCGGGGCCCCTTGCCGTCGGTGCCTGCCGATCCCACGGCATTACGGAAGGTTCTGTGAGAGCACCCCACGCGGCTGAGACCGGCGACCAGCCCGACCCGCAGCGACCAGAGACGGGCGCGGAAGACGACGCGGCCGCTCTGGAAGACAAGTTCGACGACGAGGACTACCCGGCCTACAGCATGGGCCGCGCCGCCGAGATGCTGGGCGTGACCCCGGCGTTCCTGCGCAGCCTTGACACCGCCCGACTGATCGTCCCGCAACGCTCGTCCGGCGGGCATCGGCGCTACTCCCGCTACCAGCTGCGCCTGGCGCAGCGCGCCCGCGATCTGGTCGACGAGGGCACCGCGCTGGAGGCGGCCTGCCGCATCATCATCCTGGAAGACCAGCTCGCCGAGGCCCAGCTCCTCAA encodes:
- a CDS encoding cold-shock protein; this translates as MATGTVKWFNAEKGFGFIEQDGGGADVFAHYSNIAAQGFRELQEGQKVSFDVTQGQKGLQAENIVPA
- a CDS encoding GAF domain-containing protein; this translates as MTGDPGSIGWGAAGAAPSEADRRRFKATFDLMSAVVLDGTGVPGMLALVAARARELARVPLAFVALPGEDGNTLRVEVADGPGGDRIRGLTVRRGRSMLGRAYTSRRAVSARIAADQTLTGLPAGPILILPLETGEATRGVLAVLGRVGAEPFSPATARQMLLFSDMAARVIEVAGAHLPSAPPGVAEPTLRPQSSG
- a CDS encoding STAS domain-containing protein encodes the protein MDTAGTASPEAGLRREAFAEHTVITITGDLDIASAPSLREPLETALRDAGPLVVVDLSGVTFCDASGLALLTGARRLTEPEGVALVLAAPRPHMARLLRVSGLSRVFAVRTTVDAARVRSAAA
- a CDS encoding MerR family transcriptional regulator yields the protein MGRAAEMLGVTPAFLRSLDTARLIVPQRSSGGHRRYSRYQLRLAQRARDLVDEGTALEAACRIIILEDQLAEAQLLNARLRQDRSAGETPRPPE